In a genomic window of Acidobacteriota bacterium:
- a CDS encoding GTP-binding protein, with translation MGKEKFDRSKPHVNIGTIGHVDHGKTTLTAAITSTLASKGLAETVA, from the coding sequence ATGGGTAAGGAAAAGTTTGATCGTTCAAAGCCTCACGTGAACATCGGTACGATCGGTCACGTAGATCATGGAAAGACGACGCTGACGGCGGCGATCACGAGCACTTTGGCCTCGAAGGGTTTGGCCGAGACGGTGGCGT